In one Streptomyces sp. NBC_01288 genomic region, the following are encoded:
- a CDS encoding ABC transporter substrate-binding protein, which translates to MRRRVYGTAVVVAALLASAGCSSKYADASGTSGTTTAGHRTVTPVDGCGKSSWTDPTDVSPTRVPARCEPLAPPAQPLPKTRKLTIATGTLSAEYVAPLEVAVDKGEFKKEGLDVTLKVLPTPDALPLLAKGDIDAMWAAPEAAVMNGVKGGFDIKWVAGNFSPDPKSKSGLWVKLKKGEAAADVRMAGRRMGTMIGKGSVIAYPMEKALATHGGGLDKIQYQQLGSADVLTALQNGGVDSAWLLDPVWRKVDDNPRYAFLGGQPLGEPLGGMLYGPSLLNDDLDAGVALLRAYIRTVNTYFAGDYKADPSFVAYLAKLLKADESVLKSTPSLTMDWEIRAGTTTRLQSAYKAAGVLKGPALPESKTVDRSLYEEAVGHQP; encoded by the coding sequence ATGAGAAGGCGTGTGTACGGAACGGCAGTTGTCGTGGCGGCCCTGCTGGCGTCGGCGGGCTGCTCCTCCAAGTACGCGGACGCCAGCGGGACTTCGGGCACAACCACCGCGGGCCACCGCACGGTCACCCCGGTGGACGGCTGCGGCAAGTCCTCCTGGACGGACCCGACGGACGTCTCCCCCACCCGCGTCCCGGCCCGCTGCGAACCCCTCGCCCCTCCCGCCCAACCCCTCCCCAAGACACGGAAGTTGACGATCGCGACGGGCACGCTGAGCGCGGAGTACGTGGCCCCGCTCGAAGTAGCCGTCGACAAGGGCGAGTTCAAGAAGGAGGGCCTGGACGTGACACTCAAGGTCCTCCCGACTCCCGACGCACTGCCCCTGCTGGCCAAGGGAGACATAGACGCGATGTGGGCGGCCCCGGAGGCGGCCGTCATGAACGGCGTCAAGGGCGGCTTCGACATCAAGTGGGTGGCCGGCAACTTCTCCCCCGACCCCAAGTCGAAGAGCGGCCTCTGGGTGAAGCTGAAGAAGGGCGAGGCGGCGGCGGACGTCAGGATGGCGGGCCGCAGGATGGGCACGATGATCGGCAAGGGCTCGGTGATCGCATACCCCATGGAGAAGGCCCTGGCGACCCACGGCGGCGGCCTCGACAAGATCCAGTACCAGCAACTCGGCTCGGCCGACGTCCTCACCGCCCTCCAGAACGGCGGAGTCGACTCGGCCTGGCTCCTGGACCCGGTCTGGCGCAAGGTCGACGACAACCCCCGGTACGCCTTCCTGGGCGGCCAGCCACTGGGCGAGCCCCTGGGAGGCATGCTGTACGGCCCCAGCCTCCTGAACGACGACCTGGACGCCGGCGTAGCCCTGCTCCGCGCCTACATCCGCACGGTGAACACGTACTTCGCCGGCGACTACAAGGCGGACCCGTCCTTCGTCGCCTACCTGGCGAAACTCCTGAAGGCGGACGAGTCGGTCCTGAAATCGACCCCGTCACTGACCATGGACTGGGAGATCCGCGCGGGCACGACGACCAGGCTGCAATCGGCGTACAAGGCCGCGGGCGTTCTGAAGGGGCCCGCGCTGCCGGAGTCCAAGACGGTCGACCGCTCGCTGTACGAGGAGGCGGTGGGCCACCAACCGTAG
- a CDS encoding tetratricopeptide repeat protein codes for MDVMGDKATLLDTGRFVQPSDRDESGDGEAVDEARTRLAAQAGDVEATSVLGAMLLRRGDLDGAEPLLRAATAEGDRAAANNLGVLLHQRGYTDDAAGWWRIAAVAGSAAAAHALGRYHRERGDEPAAEYWLRQSAEQGHALGAYALADLLEHRGDTAAERWMRSAAERGHREAAYRLARALDRQAPHEGEREYDGGGGRAAGGDNGVASAPGTADASGSPENEAEQWYRQAAARGHQRAALQLGAILEKRGELKEAGRWYLTSAKDGEARAACALGFLLRDAGDTESAAVWWLRAAQDGDGNAANALGALHAERGETQTAERWYRAAMDAGDVNGAYNLGLLCAEQARTAHAEQWYRRAAYAGHREAANALAVLLLQGGDATGAEPWFSKAAEAGSVDAAFNLGILFAGRGDEGVALPWYERAAAAGHTEAALQVGIARLRDGDEREAERHLRCAAGGGSAEAAYRLASVLDARRPPAPAHELGEQVHEKTECEEWYERAASQGHRRAQVRVGMLAAARGDVVEAARWYREAAEAGSRNGAFNLGLLLAREGSEPEAAVWWARAADAGHGRAALRLALVYARRGELAEGQRWADRAVTLGPREVSERAARLRDALRQELTA; via the coding sequence ATGGACGTTATGGGGGACAAGGCAACTCTGTTGGATACAGGGCGTTTTGTGCAGCCTTCCGACCGGGACGAGTCCGGTGACGGGGAGGCTGTCGACGAGGCACGCACACGGCTCGCCGCACAGGCCGGCGACGTCGAGGCGACGAGTGTCCTCGGAGCGATGCTGCTGCGCCGCGGTGATCTCGACGGAGCCGAGCCCCTGCTGCGTGCCGCCACCGCCGAGGGTGACCGGGCCGCGGCCAACAACCTCGGCGTCCTTCTGCACCAGCGCGGATACACCGACGACGCCGCCGGCTGGTGGCGGATCGCGGCTGTGGCGGGGTCCGCGGCCGCCGCGCACGCGCTCGGCCGGTACCACCGTGAGCGCGGCGACGAGCCCGCCGCCGAGTACTGGCTGCGCCAGTCCGCCGAACAGGGCCACGCGCTGGGCGCGTACGCGCTCGCCGATCTGCTGGAGCACCGCGGGGACACCGCGGCCGAGCGGTGGATGCGGTCCGCCGCCGAGCGCGGGCACCGCGAGGCCGCGTACCGGCTGGCGCGGGCGCTCGACCGGCAGGCGCCGCACGAGGGCGAGCGGGAGTACGACGGCGGGGGCGGGCGTGCGGCTGGGGGTGACAACGGTGTCGCATCGGCCCCGGGAACCGCTGACGCCTCGGGGTCCCCGGAGAACGAGGCCGAGCAGTGGTACCGGCAGGCCGCCGCGCGTGGGCATCAGCGGGCCGCGCTGCAACTCGGGGCGATCCTGGAGAAGCGGGGCGAGCTCAAGGAGGCCGGGCGCTGGTATCTGACGTCCGCGAAGGACGGGGAGGCGCGGGCCGCCTGCGCGCTCGGGTTCCTGCTGCGCGACGCCGGCGACACCGAGAGCGCCGCCGTGTGGTGGCTCCGGGCCGCCCAGGACGGCGACGGCAACGCGGCCAACGCGCTGGGCGCGCTGCACGCCGAGCGCGGTGAGACGCAGACCGCCGAGCGGTGGTACCGGGCCGCGATGGACGCCGGGGACGTGAACGGCGCGTACAACCTCGGTCTCCTCTGCGCCGAGCAGGCGCGTACCGCGCATGCCGAGCAGTGGTACCGGAGGGCCGCCTACGCCGGGCACCGGGAGGCCGCCAACGCGCTGGCCGTGCTGCTGCTCCAGGGCGGCGACGCGACCGGGGCCGAGCCGTGGTTCTCCAAGGCCGCGGAGGCCGGGAGCGTGGACGCGGCGTTCAACCTCGGGATTCTCTTCGCCGGGCGGGGCGACGAAGGCGTCGCGCTGCCCTGGTACGAGCGGGCCGCCGCCGCCGGGCACACGGAAGCGGCGTTGCAGGTCGGGATCGCCCGGCTTCGGGACGGGGACGAGCGGGAGGCCGAGCGGCATCTGCGGTGTGCGGCCGGTGGGGGGAGCGCGGAGGCCGCCTATCGGCTGGCCTCGGTGCTTGACGCCCGGCGGCCGCCTGCGCCCGCGCACGAGCTGGGTGAGCAGGTGCACGAGAAGACCGAGTGCGAGGAGTGGTACGAGCGGGCGGCCTCTCAGGGGCATCGGCGGGCGCAGGTCCGGGTCGGGATGCTGGCCGCCGCGCGGGGCGATGTCGTCGAGGCGGCTCGGTGGTACCGGGAGGCTGCCGAGGCCGGGTCTCGTAACGGGGCTTTCAATCTCGGGCTGTTGCTGGCCCGGGAGGGGAGTGAGCCTGAGGCCGCTGTGTGGTGGGCTCGGGCGGCGGATGCGGGGCATGGGCGGGCCGCGTTGCGGCTGGCCCTGGTGTACGCGCGTCGAGGGGAGCTGGCCGAGGGGCAGCGGTGGGCTGATCGGGCGGTGACGCTGGGGCCTCGGGAGGTTTCCGAGCGGGCGGCTCGGTTGCGGGATGCGTTGCGGCAGGAGCTGACGGCGTAG
- a CDS encoding UPF0182 family membrane protein yields MPDRGGGPTGPRIRVGRPSRRVRTLLMTLGVLAVLGMAFTMFAGFWTDWLWYRSVHYSSVFTTTLSTKIGLFFVFGLLMAAAVGVNIWLAHRLRPPLSAMSMEQQSLDRYRMGIAPYKKWLLLAITALVGLIAGASASSQWRVWLMWVNGVPFHQKDPQFHLDVSFYAFDLPWYRFLLGFGFAAAILSLLAAALTHYLYGGLRITSPGARATAAATGHLSVLLGIFVALKAVAYWLDRYGLAVKSSDFKATGDWTGLRYVDANAYLPAKTILFCIAVICALLFFATLWRRTWQLPVIGFGLMVLSAILIGGLYPAIVQKFTVQPNEQAKEAPYVQKNLKATREAYGIDDTKVTEYSGTSTTKDKTKLRSDVDSTASIRIVDPNVVSPTFQQLQQIRNYYAFPTNLDVDRYSEDGKDQDTVIGLRELNLNGIPKNNWINDHFRYTHGYGVVAAKGTEVDSEGRPVFTESDLPSTGDLGTYKQQIYYGEKTTTYSIVGGPQKEIDYSDDSGEKTTSYTGKSGVNLSNPVNRAAYAVAFNEPQILYSGAIGEGSRILYNRTPKERVEAVAPWLTIDGDAYPAVVDGRIQWIVDAYTTSNGYPYASRTTLGDTTADSLTATNNNRAVVAQQNQVNYIRNSVKATVDAYTGAVKLYQWDTEDPVLKTWMKAFPNTVEPKKDISSSLMAHLRYPQDLFKVQRELLTRYHVTDAQTFLSGSEVWQVPNDPTNQSNSAVPPYYLSMKMPDQSAQAFSLTTTFTPNGRDNLSAFMAVDSEAGTPDYGKIRILKLPTSTTVGGPKQVQSAFNSQQDIAESIKLLKGGDSDIEYGNLLTVPLDGGLLYVEPVYVRGGGLKYPLLRKVLVAYGNKTAFEDTLDEGLNKVFGAESTTTPPPDETTTPPTSSNPTVQAALTDAQKAFDAGQQALKKGDWEAYGQAQKDLQSALQRAEDAQAAADKSKTSSGSSTSSPSPSKSPSPSSSPSSG; encoded by the coding sequence ATGCCGGACCGCGGCGGAGGCCCGACAGGGCCGCGGATCAGAGTGGGCCGCCCGTCCCGGCGCGTCCGGACTTTGCTCATGACACTGGGCGTCCTTGCCGTACTCGGCATGGCGTTCACGATGTTCGCGGGCTTCTGGACGGACTGGCTCTGGTACCGGTCGGTGCATTACTCGTCCGTGTTCACCACCACCCTCTCGACGAAGATCGGGCTCTTCTTCGTCTTCGGCCTGCTGATGGCGGCCGCGGTGGGCGTGAACATCTGGCTGGCGCACCGCCTGCGCCCGCCGCTCAGCGCGATGTCGATGGAGCAGCAGAGCCTCGACCGCTACCGGATGGGCATCGCGCCGTACAAGAAGTGGCTGCTTCTGGCGATCACCGCCCTCGTCGGGCTGATCGCGGGGGCGTCCGCGTCCAGCCAGTGGCGGGTCTGGCTGATGTGGGTCAACGGCGTGCCCTTCCACCAGAAGGACCCGCAGTTCCACCTCGACGTGTCCTTCTACGCGTTCGACCTGCCCTGGTACCGCTTCCTGCTCGGCTTCGGCTTCGCCGCCGCGATCCTCTCGCTGCTCGCCGCCGCGCTGACGCACTACCTGTACGGCGGCCTGCGCATCACCAGCCCGGGCGCGCGCGCCACGGCCGCGGCCACCGGGCACCTGTCGGTGCTGCTCGGCATCTTCGTCGCGCTCAAGGCGGTGGCCTACTGGCTCGACCGGTACGGACTCGCCGTGAAATCCAGCGACTTCAAGGCGACGGGCGACTGGACGGGCCTCAGATACGTCGACGCGAACGCGTATCTGCCGGCCAAGACGATCCTGTTCTGCATCGCCGTCATCTGTGCGCTGCTGTTCTTCGCCACCCTGTGGCGGCGCACCTGGCAGCTGCCCGTCATCGGCTTCGGCCTGATGGTGCTCTCCGCGATCCTCATCGGCGGCCTGTACCCGGCCATCGTCCAGAAGTTCACGGTCCAGCCGAACGAGCAGGCCAAGGAAGCCCCGTACGTCCAGAAGAACCTCAAGGCGACGCGCGAGGCCTACGGCATCGACGACACCAAGGTCACGGAGTACTCGGGGACGAGCACCACCAAGGACAAGACCAAGCTGCGCTCCGACGTCGACTCCACTGCGAGCATCCGCATCGTGGACCCGAACGTCGTGTCGCCCACGTTCCAGCAGCTCCAGCAGATCAGGAACTACTACGCGTTCCCGACCAACCTGGATGTCGACCGCTACAGCGAGGACGGCAAGGACCAGGACACGGTCATCGGTCTGCGTGAGCTGAACCTCAACGGCATTCCGAAGAACAACTGGATCAACGACCACTTCCGCTACACGCACGGCTACGGAGTGGTGGCCGCCAAGGGCACCGAGGTCGACTCCGAGGGCCGCCCGGTCTTCACCGAGTCCGATCTGCCGTCCACGGGTGACCTCGGGACGTACAAGCAGCAGATCTACTACGGCGAGAAGACCACCACGTACTCGATCGTCGGCGGTCCCCAGAAGGAGATCGACTACTCCGACGACAGCGGTGAGAAGACCACGAGCTACACCGGCAAGAGCGGGGTCAATCTCTCCAACCCGGTCAACCGGGCCGCGTACGCGGTGGCGTTCAACGAGCCGCAGATCCTGTACTCCGGTGCGATCGGCGAGGGTTCGCGGATCCTGTACAACCGCACGCCCAAGGAGCGCGTCGAGGCGGTGGCGCCCTGGCTGACCATCGACGGCGACGCCTACCCGGCGGTCGTGGACGGCCGTATCCAGTGGATCGTCGACGCGTACACGACGAGCAACGGATACCCGTACGCCTCACGTACGACCCTCGGGGACACCACGGCGGACTCGCTGACGGCGACGAACAACAACCGCGCGGTGGTGGCCCAGCAGAACCAGGTCAACTACATCCGCAACTCGGTGAAGGCGACCGTCGACGCGTACACCGGTGCCGTCAAGCTCTACCAGTGGGACACCGAGGACCCGGTCCTGAAGACCTGGATGAAGGCGTTCCCGAACACGGTCGAGCCCAAGAAGGACATCTCGTCCTCGCTGATGGCCCATCTCCGGTACCCGCAGGACCTGTTCAAGGTCCAGCGCGAACTCCTCACCCGCTACCACGTGACGGACGCGCAGACGTTCCTCAGCGGCAGCGAGGTGTGGCAGGTCCCGAACGACCCGACGAACCAGTCCAACAGTGCGGTGCCGCCGTACTACTTGAGCATGAAGATGCCGGACCAGTCCGCGCAGGCCTTCTCGTTGACGACGACGTTCACACCGAACGGCAGAGACAACCTCAGCGCCTTCATGGCCGTCGACTCCGAGGCCGGCACCCCGGACTACGGCAAGATCAGAATCCTGAAGCTGCCGACCAGCACGACCGTCGGCGGGCCTAAACAGGTGCAGAGCGCCTTCAACTCCCAACAGGACATCGCCGAATCCATCAAGCTGCTCAAGGGCGGCGACTCCGACATCGAGTACGGCAACCTGCTCACGGTGCCGCTCGACGGGGGACTGCTGTACGTGGAACCCGTCTACGTACGCGGTGGTGGACTCAAGTACCCGCTCCTGCGCAAGGTGTTGGTGGCCTACGGGAACAAGACCGCCTTCGAGGACACCCTGGACGAGGGGCTGAACAAGGTCTTCGGAGCGGAGAGCACCACGACTCCGCCACCGGACGAGACCACCACTCCACCGACATCCAGCAACCCCACGGTCCAGGCCGCGTTGACCGACGCGCAGAAGGCCTTCGACGCCGGGCAACAGGCGTTGAAGAAGGGCGACTGGGAGGCGTACGGGCAGGCGCAGAAGGATCTCCAGTCTGCGTTGCAGCGGGCCGAGGACGCGCAGGCCGCGGCGGACAAGAGCAAGACCAGCAGCGGCAGTAGCACCAGCAGTCCGAGTCCCAGTAAGAGTCCCAGTCCGAGCAGCAGTCCCAGTAGCGGATAG
- a CDS encoding PPA1309 family protein translates to MSNTPMAANPLTRAVLEIDEYVSGLGWDQPARLFALVDTARLRAQEPGLAAQLGLREEPETTGLTPIEQEEIPAGKPLDEFLGTIAWPDAVVGCALTVERLMLPPSAETSVPEGLSEKKLTQWVAQHPDRQEVRMTVAVLRDGTRDSALRLREKDSPTEVLTGGALVPGLAEALSATFED, encoded by the coding sequence ATGTCCAACACCCCCATGGCAGCGAACCCCCTCACCCGAGCCGTACTGGAGATCGACGAGTACGTTTCCGGGCTCGGCTGGGACCAGCCCGCTCGCCTCTTCGCCCTGGTAGACACCGCGCGACTGCGGGCCCAGGAACCCGGCCTCGCGGCCCAACTCGGCCTGCGGGAAGAGCCCGAGACCACTGGTCTCACCCCGATCGAGCAGGAGGAGATTCCGGCCGGGAAGCCGCTGGACGAGTTCCTCGGCACGATCGCCTGGCCCGACGCGGTGGTCGGCTGCGCGCTCACGGTCGAGCGCCTGATGCTGCCGCCGTCCGCCGAGACCTCCGTCCCTGAGGGCCTGAGCGAGAAGAAGCTCACCCAGTGGGTCGCCCAGCACCCGGACCGCCAGGAGGTCCGCATGACGGTCGCGGTCCTGCGCGACGGCACCCGCGACTCGGCCCTGCGCCTGCGCGAGAAGGACTCCCCCACGGAGGTCCTCACGGGCGGCGCCCTGGTCCCCGGCCTCGCCGAGGCCCTGTCGGCGACCTTCGAGGACTGA
- a CDS encoding YlbL family protein: MPRRTATMLASTLMLIALLCAGVLINVPYAEMSPGPTVNTLGDHDGEPVLQITGRKTYATTGHLNMTTVRVTSADYNMNLIEAVYGWLAHDDKIVPHDTLYPDGKTEQQSTQENAEEFSQSQESAKVAALEQLGVPVKSWVIVSTVVKATPAEGKLHAGDVIKAVDGTTVKQPDDVAKLVTKHKPGENVVFTIVPAKEQAAAVKANKTATATKNITITTATSDDTGTKRAIVGISAGTDHTFPFTIDIKLADVGGPSAGLMFALGIYDKLTPGDLTGGKFVAGTGTIDDTGKVGPIGGISMKTVGARSKGAQYFLTPADNCAEAAKDTPGGLKLVKVNTIKDAISSLKLINSGKTDDLPKCSTKG; encoded by the coding sequence ATGCCACGCCGCACCGCGACGATGCTCGCCTCCACCCTGATGCTGATCGCGCTCCTGTGCGCCGGAGTCCTCATCAACGTCCCGTACGCGGAGATGTCGCCGGGCCCGACGGTGAACACGCTCGGGGACCACGACGGCGAGCCGGTGCTGCAGATCACCGGGCGCAAGACCTACGCGACGACCGGTCACCTGAACATGACGACGGTCCGCGTCACCAGCGCCGACTACAACATGAACCTCATCGAGGCCGTGTACGGCTGGCTCGCCCACGACGACAAGATCGTCCCGCACGACACGCTGTACCCGGACGGCAAGACGGAGCAGCAGTCGACCCAGGAGAACGCCGAGGAGTTCAGCCAGTCCCAGGAGAGCGCCAAGGTCGCCGCCCTGGAGCAGCTGGGCGTCCCGGTGAAGTCCTGGGTGATCGTCTCGACGGTCGTCAAGGCCACCCCGGCCGAGGGCAAGCTGCACGCCGGTGACGTCATCAAGGCCGTCGACGGTACGACGGTGAAGCAGCCCGACGACGTCGCGAAGCTGGTCACCAAGCACAAGCCCGGCGAGAACGTCGTGTTCACGATCGTGCCCGCCAAGGAGCAGGCCGCCGCCGTGAAGGCGAACAAGACGGCGACCGCGACGAAGAACATCACGATCACCACCGCGACCTCCGACGACACGGGCACCAAGCGCGCCATCGTCGGCATCTCGGCCGGAACCGATCACACGTTCCCGTTCACCATCGACATCAAGCTCGCCGACGTCGGCGGCCCCAGCGCCGGCCTGATGTTCGCGCTCGGCATCTACGACAAGCTCACCCCGGGCGACCTCACCGGCGGCAAGTTCGTCGCGGGCACCGGCACGATCGACGATACCGGCAAGGTCGGCCCGATCGGCGGCATCTCGATGAAGACGGTCGGCGCGCGCAGCAAGGGCGCCCAGTACTTCCTGACCCCCGCCGACAACTGCGCGGAGGCCGCCAAGGACACCCCGGGCGGCCTGAAGCTGGTCAAGGTCAACACCATCAAGGACGCGATCAGCTCCCTGAAGCTGATCAACAGCGGCAAGACCGACGACCTGCCGAAGTGCAGCACCAAGGGCTGA
- a CDS encoding molybdenum cofactor biosynthesis protein MoaE, with translation MAPTIDHPGEQAAQDPIKLIGIRETPLSVDEVFRAVGDDAAGGIALFVGTVRNHDGGTDVDELGYSCHPSAEAEMRRIAEKVVAEYPVRALAAVHRVGDLGIGDLAVVVGVSCPHRGEAFEACRKLIDDLKHEVPIWKHQKFSDGTEEWVGAC, from the coding sequence ATGGCACCCACGATCGACCATCCCGGTGAGCAGGCCGCGCAGGATCCCATCAAGCTGATCGGGATCCGGGAGACGCCGCTCTCCGTGGACGAGGTGTTCCGGGCCGTGGGGGACGACGCCGCCGGCGGGATCGCCCTCTTCGTAGGGACCGTCCGCAACCACGACGGCGGGACCGACGTCGACGAGCTGGGGTACTCCTGCCACCCCAGTGCCGAGGCGGAGATGCGGCGGATCGCCGAGAAGGTCGTCGCGGAGTATCCCGTGCGGGCGCTGGCCGCCGTCCACCGTGTGGGGGATCTCGGCATCGGGGACCTCGCGGTCGTCGTCGGCGTGTCGTGTCCGCACCGGGGCGAGGCCTTCGAGGCCTGCCGGAAGCTGATCGACGATCTCAAGCACGAGGTGCCTATCTGGAAGCACCAGAAGTTCTCCGACGGTACCGAGGAGTGGGTCGGCGCCTGTTGA
- a CDS encoding SDR family oxidoreductase encodes MSSPDPQVRAARNHSTSPAVRGPVVAVTGAASGIGALLTERLAASEEIKQVIAIDERRGECAAAQWHILDVRDPAIAEKLRGADVVVHLALDLDLETDPAARSAYNVRGTQTVLTAAAAAGVHRVVLCTSAMVYGALPDNELPLSEDAELRATAEATGVGDLLEVERLARRAPRAHPGLNVTVVRPGVLVGGTDTALTRYFESPRLLVVAGSRPAWQFCHVEDLCSALEYAVLEKVEGELAVGCDGWLEQEEVEELSGIRRMELPSAVALGAAARLHRIGLTPSPAGDLAYTMYPWVVSGSRLHDAGWRPQWTNEEVLAELLEEVSGRHTVVGRRLGRKDATAAGAAGATVALLGAAAVVRRARKARRRI; translated from the coding sequence GTGAGTTCCCCAGATCCGCAGGTTCGCGCAGCGCGAAACCACTCAACCAGTCCCGCCGTGCGCGGGCCCGTCGTCGCGGTCACCGGCGCCGCGTCCGGGATCGGGGCGCTGCTGACCGAGCGGCTCGCCGCCTCCGAGGAGATCAAGCAGGTCATCGCCATCGACGAGCGGCGCGGTGAGTGCGCCGCGGCGCAGTGGCACATCCTCGACGTACGGGATCCGGCCATCGCGGAGAAGCTGCGCGGCGCGGACGTCGTCGTCCATCTGGCGCTCGATCTCGACTTGGAGACCGACCCGGCCGCCCGTTCGGCGTACAACGTGCGGGGGACGCAGACCGTGCTGACCGCCGCCGCGGCCGCCGGTGTCCACCGGGTCGTGCTGTGCACCTCGGCGATGGTCTACGGAGCGCTGCCCGACAACGAACTGCCGCTCTCGGAGGACGCCGAACTGCGCGCCACTGCGGAGGCCACCGGCGTCGGCGACCTCCTGGAGGTCGAGCGGCTCGCACGGCGCGCCCCCCGGGCGCATCCCGGGCTCAACGTCACCGTCGTCCGCCCCGGAGTACTCGTCGGCGGCACCGACACCGCGCTGACCAGGTACTTCGAGTCACCCCGGCTGCTGGTGGTGGCCGGGTCGCGGCCCGCCTGGCAGTTCTGCCATGTCGAGGACCTGTGCAGCGCCCTGGAGTACGCCGTCCTGGAGAAGGTCGAGGGCGAGCTGGCCGTCGGGTGCGACGGATGGCTGGAGCAGGAGGAGGTCGAGGAGCTCAGCGGCATCCGCCGCATGGAGCTGCCGTCCGCGGTCGCGCTCGGCGCGGCGGCCCGGCTGCACCGGATCGGGCTCACCCCGTCCCCGGCCGGCGACCTGGCGTACACGATGTACCCCTGGGTGGTGAGCGGGAGCCGGCTGCACGACGCGGGCTGGCGGCCGCAGTGGACCAACGAGGAAGTGCTCGCGGAGCTGCTGGAGGAGGTCTCCGGGCGGCACACGGTCGTCGGACGACGGCTCGGCCGCAAGGACGCGACGGCGGCGGGCGCGGCGGGCGCGACGGTCGCGCTGCTGGGCGCGGCGGCGGTCGTACGGCGGGCGCGGAAGGCCCGGCGGCGGATCTGA
- a CDS encoding zinc-dependent metalloprotease — MSDTPFGFGLPPEEPDDGDEGKKKDQESGGGQGPANPFGFGGLPGAGGFGGPGADNPLAAMFGSLNPNDLGAAFQQLGQMLSYEGGPVNWDMAKQIARQTVSQGTQDGVKDASIGPADRSAVEEAVRLADLWLDDATSLPSGAGTAVAWSRAEWVEATLPAWKELVDPVAERVGAAMGDVLPEEMQAMAGPLIGMMRSMGGAMFGTQIGQAVGVLAGEVVGSTDIGLPLGPVGKAALLPLNIEAFGKDLGVPQEEVRLYLALREAAHQRLFAHVPWLRSHLYGAVDGYARGIKVDTAKLEDVVGQFDPANPEQLQDALQQGMFQPEDTPEQKAALARLETALALVEGWVDAVVHAAAKPRLTSADALRETLRRRRATGGPAEQTFATLIGLELRPRRLRDASRLWASLTDARGVDGRDGLWAHPDMLPTASDLDDPDGFVHREQMDFSELDKMLGEAASGTAEKPNLKKDEDSKDDDTE; from the coding sequence GTGAGTGACACCCCATTCGGATTCGGCCTTCCGCCGGAGGAGCCGGACGACGGCGACGAGGGCAAGAAGAAGGACCAGGAGAGCGGTGGTGGTCAGGGACCGGCCAACCCGTTCGGTTTTGGCGGCCTGCCAGGTGCCGGGGGCTTTGGCGGCCCCGGCGCGGACAATCCGCTCGCAGCCATGTTCGGCTCGCTGAACCCCAATGACCTGGGCGCCGCGTTCCAGCAGCTGGGCCAGATGCTCTCGTACGAGGGCGGCCCGGTGAACTGGGACATGGCCAAGCAGATCGCCCGCCAGACGGTCTCCCAGGGCACGCAGGACGGCGTCAAGGACGCGAGCATCGGCCCCGCCGACCGCAGCGCGGTCGAGGAGGCCGTGCGGCTCGCGGACCTGTGGCTGGACGACGCGACGTCGCTGCCGTCCGGCGCCGGCACCGCCGTGGCCTGGTCCCGCGCGGAGTGGGTCGAGGCGACCCTGCCCGCGTGGAAGGAGCTCGTGGACCCGGTCGCCGAGCGCGTCGGCGCGGCCATGGGTGACGTCCTGCCGGAGGAGATGCAGGCCATGGCGGGCCCGCTGATCGGCATGATGCGCTCGATGGGCGGCGCCATGTTCGGCACGCAGATCGGGCAGGCCGTCGGCGTGCTCGCGGGCGAGGTCGTCGGCTCGACCGACATCGGCCTGCCGCTCGGCCCGGTCGGCAAGGCCGCGCTGCTGCCGCTGAACATCGAGGCCTTCGGCAAGGACCTGGGCGTCCCCCAGGAGGAGGTGCGGCTCTATCTCGCCCTGCGCGAGGCGGCCCACCAGCGCCTGTTCGCCCACGTGCCGTGGCTGCGCTCGCACCTGTACGGCGCGGTCGACGGGTACGCGCGCGGGATCAAGGTCGACACCGCCAAGCTGGAGGACGTGGTCGGCCAGTTCGACCCGGCGAACCCGGAGCAGCTGCAGGACGCGCTCCAGCAGGGCATGTTCCAGCCGGAGGACACCCCGGAGCAGAAGGCCGCCCTGGCCCGTCTGGAGACGGCTCTGGCGCTCGTCGAGGGCTGGGTGGACGCGGTGGTCCACGCGGCCGCGAAGCCGCGTCTGACGTCCGCCGACGCGCTGCGCGAGACCCTGCGACGCCGTCGTGCGACGGGCGGTCCCGCCGAGCAGACGTTCGCCACGCTGATCGGCCTGGAGCTGCGCCCGCGCCGGCTGCGCGACGCCTCCCGCCTGTGGGCCTCGCTCACGGACGCGCGCGGTGTCGACGGCCGGGACGGCCTGTGGGCCCACCCGGACATGCTGCCCACGGCCTCGGACCTGGACGACCCGGACGGCTTCGTGCACCGCGAGCAGATGGACTTCTCCGAGCTGGACAAGATGCTCGGCGAGGCGGCGAGCGGCACCGCGGAGAAGCCGAACCTGAAGAAGGACGAGGACTCCAAGGACGACGACACCGAGTGA